From a single Candidatus Sulfotelmatobacter sp. genomic region:
- a CDS encoding choice-of-anchor D domain-containing protein, which produces MTHRAKLLAFLACAFTLLCGYGFGQGTLSTYTGLNTVADRINSTAAPDPTIAVGLYDYCEHVNSGYQCWYKSGVNANQPVNFLGNTNVKSDAGPWSQNGNNSGHTTHCPTAYSPNSQLLHDNVYNLWIMEKRITASGGGHNYMCVAISNVEDVSSTSPAFAWFAFEFDLDTVIPTNSHGNFYYPDYPQTGLWQSSTTTTPPYTAATDQAMWITYDLQDVNNADNINGVLVCAVDLAGLRASTSNPYVNNSKTPACTVAHPLTTFNQRRSWVPANNSDTTPPISADGEMFTYMIEPPKDGASYLTDPNHTQGVEQWTINWSATTPTPTFVTSWDLPSTQPAGDQLGCFEANNYYNTVCIPQPSTASTGIVIDSVADRMQQFFHYTAKGGQGSVWTSAHALQIVPSNRQLTQTEADVRVLQRNAAAPQTVYVSADYQIVDPSNSTLYTYLPSIVRDKAGNLQGILQISGSGTSQHPGLDSLNFNPGTLQGSSWGYIASPVTDGDAEDTDSLGYRWGDWSSGVLDPSDSCTVWVAGEYLPSNRTTEPWWYTEMAKLPPASTCAGGPVLLSNVAFNFGSQQVDVKSTALVETVTNNQAVALNITGISTGGGVFSQTNTCQAAVAPGGNCTISVYFTPSAVGAATGTLTITDDASTSPQMVALGGTGVSSMASISISPTNLVFGNQVINTSSAGQKITVTNNGSANITVNSVMPSGGYTKTDNCTGVTLTASQTCTITASFAPVVTGSAPGTITINDTAPGSPHIVTMSGIGQTDLTFSANITFPATNVGSSSAAETMTLTNNQSKTLTFTFTTSGDFSAVGSGSTPCNGTLAAKAKCSFSVTFTPTYSGTIKGALTVTSNAPESPAFGGFTGTGQNGSAVPLTFSPSNLNFGNIILNSTSSKVVTIKNVSTATVNLTSVTGSGSYTVTPSGTSPCGGALSTGKSCTVTVTFKPLVAGGTLAGITVIDNAAISPQVLNAAGTGIEPVKMSPATLAFGTVAVGSTSAVQVITVTNYETTALPITSIVASGDYIYTSGGAIPCGTSVPANGICTLGVEFSPTNTGSINGDLTFSYSAVSSPQVVTLSGTGQ; this is translated from the coding sequence TTGACTCATCGAGCCAAGTTGCTGGCATTTCTCGCATGTGCGTTCACGCTGCTTTGCGGCTATGGGTTTGGCCAGGGAACACTGAGCACGTATACCGGCCTGAATACAGTTGCGGACCGCATCAACTCGACGGCTGCCCCGGACCCGACCATCGCGGTCGGGCTCTACGACTATTGCGAGCACGTCAACAGTGGCTACCAGTGCTGGTACAAGAGCGGAGTCAATGCCAATCAGCCGGTGAATTTTCTAGGGAATACGAATGTAAAGTCCGATGCTGGGCCGTGGAGCCAGAACGGCAACAATTCCGGCCACACCACGCACTGCCCGACGGCTTACAGCCCGAACTCGCAACTGCTGCACGACAACGTCTACAACTTGTGGATCATGGAGAAGCGAATCACGGCTTCAGGCGGCGGCCATAACTACATGTGCGTGGCCATTAGCAACGTTGAAGATGTTTCGTCAACTTCTCCTGCATTTGCCTGGTTTGCTTTCGAATTCGATCTGGATACGGTTATCCCGACGAATTCGCACGGGAATTTCTACTATCCCGATTATCCGCAGACCGGATTGTGGCAAAGCTCCACTACGACCACGCCGCCCTACACGGCAGCGACCGATCAGGCGATGTGGATCACTTACGATCTGCAAGATGTCAACAACGCCGACAATATCAACGGAGTGCTGGTGTGCGCGGTGGACTTAGCCGGACTGCGCGCCAGCACGTCGAATCCGTATGTTAACAACTCGAAGACGCCTGCCTGCACAGTAGCGCATCCACTCACCACGTTCAACCAGCGGCGCAGTTGGGTGCCGGCCAATAACTCCGACACGACTCCGCCGATCTCGGCGGACGGAGAAATGTTTACCTACATGATCGAGCCTCCGAAAGATGGCGCGAGCTATTTGACCGATCCGAATCATACCCAGGGCGTCGAACAGTGGACGATCAATTGGAGTGCGACGACCCCGACGCCAACCTTCGTCACCAGCTGGGATCTTCCATCCACGCAGCCGGCCGGCGATCAGTTGGGTTGTTTTGAAGCGAACAATTACTACAATACGGTTTGCATTCCGCAGCCTTCCACGGCGAGCACTGGCATCGTGATCGATTCTGTGGCCGACCGCATGCAGCAGTTCTTCCACTACACCGCCAAAGGCGGGCAGGGCAGCGTATGGACCTCCGCGCATGCCCTTCAAATCGTTCCCAGCAACCGGCAGCTTACGCAAACCGAAGCCGACGTGCGTGTTCTGCAAAGGAATGCCGCCGCTCCGCAAACTGTATATGTTTCCGCCGACTATCAAATCGTGGATCCGTCCAACTCGACTCTCTATACTTATCTGCCCAGCATCGTCCGGGATAAAGCCGGCAACCTGCAAGGCATACTGCAAATTTCGGGAAGCGGGACATCTCAGCATCCGGGACTGGATAGCTTGAATTTCAATCCGGGCACGTTGCAGGGGAGCAGTTGGGGATACATCGCCAGTCCTGTTACTGACGGCGACGCCGAAGATACCGACAGTTTGGGATATCGCTGGGGCGACTGGTCCAGCGGAGTGCTCGATCCGAGCGACTCTTGCACGGTTTGGGTCGCAGGAGAATACCTGCCGAGCAACCGGACCACAGAACCGTGGTGGTACACGGAAATGGCGAAGCTGCCTCCGGCGAGTACCTGCGCGGGCGGGCCGGTATTGCTATCGAATGTCGCCTTCAATTTCGGAAGTCAGCAAGTGGATGTGAAGAGTACGGCACTGGTAGAAACGGTCACCAACAATCAGGCGGTGGCTCTGAATATCACGGGCATCTCGACGGGCGGCGGAGTCTTTAGCCAGACCAACACCTGTCAAGCGGCAGTGGCTCCGGGGGGAAACTGCACGATCAGTGTGTACTTCACTCCGTCGGCCGTGGGCGCGGCAACGGGCACACTCACGATTACCGACGATGCCAGCACGAGCCCGCAGATGGTGGCACTTGGGGGGACGGGTGTTTCCTCTATGGCGTCGATCTCTATTTCGCCGACCAACCTGGTTTTTGGCAATCAGGTCATCAACACTTCGAGCGCCGGCCAGAAAATTACGGTCACCAATAACGGCTCTGCGAATATCACGGTGAATTCTGTGATGCCGAGCGGCGGCTATACCAAGACGGACAATTGCACGGGTGTAACGCTCACGGCGAGTCAGACTTGTACGATTACGGCCAGCTTTGCGCCGGTAGTCACTGGATCGGCGCCCGGTACGATCACGATTAACGACACCGCGCCGGGTTCGCCCCACATCGTAACCATGAGCGGGATAGGACAGACGGACCTTACATTCTCTGCAAATATAACTTTTCCCGCCACGAATGTGGGCAGTTCCAGTGCCGCAGAGACGATGACGCTGACCAACAATCAGAGCAAGACTTTGACCTTTACGTTCACGACCAGCGGAGATTTTTCGGCCGTGGGCAGCGGGTCGACGCCGTGCAACGGGACGCTGGCGGCGAAGGCCAAATGTTCTTTTTCCGTAACCTTTACGCCTACCTACTCCGGCACGATCAAAGGCGCCTTGACCGTTACGAGCAACGCGCCGGAGAGCCCCGCGTTCGGCGGCTTTACCGGAACCGGACAGAACGGCTCCGCGGTGCCGTTGACCTTCAGCCCGTCAAACCTCAACTTTGGCAATATTATTTTGAATAGCACGTCGAGCAAAGTCGTCACTATTAAGAACGTGAGCACAGCAACGGTAAACCTCACCAGCGTGACCGGAAGCGGCTCATATACAGTGACCCCGAGCGGTACATCACCCTGCGGCGGAGCGTTGAGCACGGGCAAGTCATGCACCGTGACCGTTACGTTCAAGCCGCTGGTGGCGGGCGGCACGCTCGCAGGCATTACCGTAATCGACAACGCTGCGATCAGCCCGCAAGTGCTGAACGCCGCAGGCACCGGCATTGAGCCGGTAAAAATGTCTCCCGCGACGCTCGCCTTTGGAACGGTGGCAGTAGGGAGCACGAGTGCGGTTCAGGTAATCACAGTCACCAACTACGAGACCACCGCGCTTCCCATTACCAGCATCGTGGCCAGCGGCGACTATATCTATACCAGCGGCGGAGCAATTCCGTGCGGCACGAGCGTTCCGGCGAACGGAATTTGCACTCTTGGAGTGGAGTTCAGTCCAACCAACACCGGATCGATCAACGGCGACCTTACATTCAGCTACTCCGCGGTTTCTTCCCCGCAAGTGGTGACCTTATCGGGCACCGGTCAATAG
- a CDS encoding NUDIX domain-containing protein — MLSHLKRRLFWIVARTCFLAYRCLPIFGTLRASIAIIRRDQTFLVIQRNDGRGLSLPGGIAGWKEAEEKTVQREVLEETGLSLTKEELRLRYRSTVDVPCDISVFEAEAIGVLEGSWEGSPRWMTLDELEAGLLESQRPVLELLKKLAGESSAEA; from the coding sequence GTGCTGAGCCACCTGAAGCGCCGGCTGTTCTGGATCGTCGCTCGAACTTGCTTCCTTGCCTATCGCTGCCTGCCGATATTCGGCACACTCCGCGCATCCATCGCCATCATCCGCCGTGATCAGACTTTCCTGGTCATCCAGCGCAACGATGGACGCGGCCTTTCCTTACCGGGAGGCATAGCCGGGTGGAAAGAAGCGGAAGAGAAGACTGTTCAGCGTGAGGTTCTGGAAGAGACTGGATTGAGCCTCACCAAAGAGGAGCTGAGATTACGCTATCGCAGCACGGTGGACGTGCCTTGCGACATCTCAGTGTTTGAGGCCGAAGCCATTGGCGTGTTGGAGGGTTCCTGGGAAGGATCGCCGCGCTGGATGACGCTGGATGAACTCGAAGCTGGACTGCTGGAGAGCCAAAGGCCTGTTCTCGAGTTGCTCAAGAAACTTGCCGGCGAAAGCTCCGCTGAAGCATGA